From Acidianus brierleyi:
ATATAATGCTTATATACTAAATCTTACTGATAGAATAGAATTTAAAAATAAAGATATCAAGAACGGTATAGATGAAAGTGATGTAGATGCAGTATTCTTAGATATGCCATGTCCTTGGGAAGTTGTATCAAAAGCTTATGAGGCACTTAAACCATCAGGCGCATTAATAGTTTTTGTTCCTACAGTAAATCAAGTAGAAAAATCGTATTTGGAAATGGAAAAGTATAATTTTATAGAAATTCACGCTGAGGAACTTTTATTGAGAGAGTATAAGGTTAAGGAGGGTGCTACAAGACCAAAAAATATAGGCGTTGTACATACAGGGTTTATTATAAGGGGAAGAAAATCAATAAAACCTTTATAGGAAATAGTAGAGTAAATATAAAATGAGTGAAACTAAGCTTAACATATATGCTAAACTTATAGTAAATTTTGAAAAAGATATTAAAAATGTAAAGTCAGAGATAGCTAATGATACAAAGAACCTAATATTGCTTTCCCAAAATTTATCCCAACAATTCAATAGTGTAGCAGAATCGTCTTTAAAAGAAATTTCTAAGTCAATCGACGAGGAAAAGAATTCTGAAATAAGTAAAATTAGACAGAAATATAGTGAGGATAGAGAACAGAAACTGCAGCAAATAAAATATAATGCTGAGAAAAATTTTGAAAAAGCTGTTTCTGAAGTATTGTCTGCCTTAAGTGGGGCATTTAAATGAGTTCAGCTTCTTTGGCATATTTATCCTCAATCTCACGAAATTTTAAGTCAAAGACTTTGACCAAAGGTCTTATAAATGAATTATTAGCAGAAACTGAATGGAAAAATGCTGTAAATATATTGAAGGAAAGAGGATATTTTGAAGAAGTTAGCTATAATTTTGATGATATGGAATACCTTATTAAGAGTAATGCTATTCAGAATTTGCTTCTATTAATGAATCTGAGTATGTCAGTAAAAACGTCGTACTATATAGCTAGCTTATATTATTATATATTAACTTTAGACGAATTCGAAAATATTATATCTGCAATATATAATAAGGTCAATATCCAAAATACTAGAATATTTCAGAAAATAATGGAATCCAAACCAGAAAATCTTAATGAACTTGTTAATTTGATTAGAGACTCTATTCATGGTAAAGCGTTACAGTACGCTCTATCTAAAAATCCACATGATTTATCACAATTGAATTCGTATTTAGACTACTATTTTATTCTTGAATTATCTAAAACTATAGAAGGTTTAAGGGGAGATTGGAAAGCATCTGCTGACAGTATAGTATGTGGATACAAAGATTATTACACAGTTAGCATGGCTATCAGGCAAAAAACGCAGGAAAACGTTGTGTGTAAAGTTAGTTTAGATGTTATAAAAGACTTAGTTAATTCTAGATCTTCTACTGAAACTATAGATATACTTAGAAGAATATCGTATGCTAGGTCTATGGAATTTACTAATGTCTATTCTGCACTATCTTCCTTATATAGGGAAGTTAGGGTTTTAGCACGGAAAAATGCGTTAAATGCATTTATGGGAAGTCCATTTACTCCTGTTACAGTTCTTGGCATTTCAGAAATATTACGATTAGATAAAGAAGACCTAATTTCTATTTTAAATGGAATAAAACTAAAAATGAATCCTGATAAGATAAAGTCTAAGCTATCATTTGAAATGGTATAATAGTTTTTCATCTACCAAATAATCATTGTTATCTTTTATTATAGTAAACTCAGGAAATTTTGGTGGATCAGGCATTTCGTTAACTGGTTTTTCTTTCCCTAAATATATCCATTTTAACTTTCCATTTATTTTTTCTAGTTTATACCAGTATTTTCCTATATAGAAATATTTTTTACCATTTTTATGGACTACATGAAACGGTTTTAAATATACATCGTAAACTTTTATTTTGGAGTTATAATCATATACTAACTCTTTGAATTTAGTGATAATGTTATCAAATTGTTTCTCATCTATTTTTATAAACATAATAGAAGATAGACGTTTATTTTGAAAAGATTTAATATAATAATAGTGGTATGACAATGAAGACTAGGAAAGTAGGTCATACGAATATAGAAGTTTCTGAAATAGGTTTAGGTTTATGGAGTTTAGCTACTGATTGGTGGGGCAATCCATATAAAGGTGAAGATGTTATTAAGGAGGCTTATAACAATGGTATAAATTTTTATGATACTGGGGATATTTATGGTGAAGGTAAAGCAGAAGAAATAATATCAAAGACTCTCTCTAATAAGAGAGATAGTATAATCATATTAACTAAAATTGGATATGATTTTTATCACAAAGTAAATAACAAGTCTATACAAAAGTTTTCTATTGACTACTTAGAATACGCTTTCAAACAGTCATTAAAAAGGCTCAATACTGATTATATAGATATTTTAATGTTACATAACCCTAAAATAAATGTAATTAGAGATAAAGAAATACTAGATTTCATGATATCGTTAAAAAATGATGGAAAAGTAAGGGCCATAGGTGTAGCCCTAGGTCCTACATTAGGTTGGGGCGAAGAAGGTAAAGAAGCTATACAAATGGGATATGAAAGTCTTGAGCATATTTATAATATGATAGAACAATATCCAGGGAAAGAATTATTAAAGTATAATATAGGTCATTTTACAAGAGTTCCCCACGCTTCTGACGCATTAAACGAAGATAAATGGCCAATAGTAGAAGATAAAAAATTACATAGAAGCCTTAAGAATATAAATTGGATAAAAGAAGCAGTAGAAAAAAGCCAGGAGATGCATAACTTTGCTAAAAGTAAGGGAATAAAGTTATCTCAATTAGCTCTAAAATTCGTATTATATAATAGTAACGTTTCGAGTGTAATTCCAAATATAACTACTATAGACGAACTTAAGGAGTTTATTCAAGTTGAAGGAATTCCAGATTTAACAGATGATGATATAAAATTTATAGATGATTATTATGATATTAAATATAAGAAATTGAACGAAGAAAGTATAGAAGAGACTAAGATCTATAAGTAATATAGAAGTCTAGAAATTTTTTAAATGCAGCGGCTCTATGTGAATAGGTATTCTTTTCCTCAATTTTCATTTCCGCAAAAGTTTTGAAACTACCATTTGGGACAAATATTGGATCAAATCCAAAACCTTCAGTTCCTCTAATATCTGATATTATAGTTCCATTTACTTTACCTGAAAATATTTTTGTTATTTTATCATCAATATAGCAAAGAGCTGTTTCAAAATATGCTTTCCTATTTTTAATTCCTGATAATAGTTTCAGTATTCCTTTATTATCTAATGTACGTTTAACGAAGTTAGTATATGGACCTGGAAATCCATTAAGCTCCTCTATAAATAATCCACTATCATCGACTAATATTGGCGATTTGAATATAGAATAGAATATGGAGGCAGAGTATCTTACTATCTCTTCCAAAGAGTCAGCTTGAATTTCTAATTTTGGTGCATTTATCCATTCTAGATTAACATTATTTCTTTTTGCCATCTCATCTAATTCGTCAAATTTATGCTTGTTACTAGTTATTACTTTTATTACGCCGTTCTTCAACATATCTACCTCTCATTCTAATATCGTTCACAGTTTTCAACACATCCATGTAATTTTCGACTATTTGTGAGTATCCATTCCTAAATCCATTGAATATGATGTCTTTTTTGTCTGGATGTATACTTTCTAACGATCTTAAAAACACATGTATATCTGTGGCTAAGTCTTCAATATCATTAGATCTTTTAGCTAAACCAAAATCTATCATAAATATGTCATTTTTAGAATTTATAATTAGATTATTTGTTGTAAGATCACCATGAGTTATGCTAGCCTTATGTAACTTCCCTGTTAAAACTCCTATTTTATATCCTATGTCGTATAAATTTTCTGTATTATTACGTATTAAATCCTTAACTACTATTCCTTCTATATATTCCATAATTATTGTAAAATTATCAATATCTATGAATAATATTGCAGGCACATTAACGTCTGATTTTAGCGCATCATACATTATTCTTGATTCACTAATTGTTCTTTCAGAGTTTATTTTATAATCTAATTTAGAATCTCTATATGATTTACTTACTCTTTTCTTGAATATTGAATGTACACCAAGAAAATATCCTTCATAGATGATTGATTCAGAACCTCTTTTTAGTATTTTCAATTTCTCCAAGGTATACTTACCTCATCTATCCTCCATCTAGGTCTTATGACAGACTCTTCTATAGGTATGTATATCCCAGATTTTGCTGCTAGTAATCCAGCATATGCTATCATAGCCCCATTATCTCCTGAGTAATTAGGAGGAACTATCTTTATTTCAACTCCCCAATCGTCACCTAGTTCCTTCATCTTTTTTCTTAAACTCACACTTGCTGCTACACCACCCACAACTAAGATTTCCTTCTTTGAAGTTAAAGCTAAAGCTCTTTCAGTAGCTTCCAGAAGCATATCAAACGCTATTTCCCTTATACTGTAACAAATATCATGGATGTTATACTTCTTCCTAGCTCTTAAGGCGGCTGTTAAAAGTCCAGAATATGACATATCCTGTCCTTTAACCACATAAGGTAAATCTATTAACTTTCCATTTTCGTCTGCACATATATCAATTACATGCTTTCCGTTTATTACATACGGAGGAGCAAGTCCACTTTCTCTTACAAATACATCCATCATATTTCCTAGGGCAATATCTAATGTTTCACCAAAAATTCTAAATCTGCCATTATAGAACGTAGTTATTATAGTATTTCCACCGGATAGATAAAGTATTAGTGGATCTATGGCTTTTGTTGATAAGTAGCCTATTTCTATGTGGCCTATTCCATGATTAACAGGAACTAATTTTTTATCATACTTTAAACTGAGAGCTCTGGCTATGACTGCGCCTACTCTTAATGCTGGGCCTATGCCTGGACCCAAAGATATTGATATATAGTCTATATCTTTTAGAGTTAATTTTGCTTCGTCTAAAGACTTTCTTATTATATCTGCGGCTACTAATGCATGGTGTCTAGCTAAATCAGTTGGTTTCATCCCACCAGATTTTGGGACATAAGTATCTTTAACATTGGATAAAATAAAAGGCTCATTATCTGTTGCTATTCCAACTCCAAAAGTATGAGCTGTTGATTCTATCCCTAAAGTTATCATTTCTTATTTTTTCCCCGTGACAAACTCAGTATATCCACATTTTCCACAAGCCCATCTTTCTTTAGGTTTTAAATGATGGGCCATAACGCTTCCACATCTGGGACATTTTTTATTCTTTAATTTAACTTTACCATTGTCTAATTCATAATAAGTTCTTACTATAGCCTTAACTTGATTTTTGTTCTTGGCTGGCATTTTGTTCACCTTCTTTCTTCTTTCCTATTCCTCTACTTAATAAATGCTTAGGTTCATATTTCTCTAAAATTTCTTTTTTATTATAAATATGAACTTTAGCTACGCTTATTCCAGCTCCGTAGCTAGTATATATTTTTCTTATAACAATTTTATCTTCAGGAGCGTTTATTAACTGAGATAATGATTTTATTAGTTCTTGTCTTGACGGAGTTCCAGTTCCTATATGAAAAAGTTTTATAGTTAATTCTCTTCTATCTACAACTTTGTTTGAAAAGTCTCTTTCTATAACTCCCTGTACTTTATCCGAAATTTTTATTTGTTGAGCTTGACTCATCATTTTAAATATAAAAATGTTGATTTTAAGAGTTGTGCAAGTCGTTTATTATATCTTCAGCAACTTTTTTGCCAGAAAGAACCATAGCTCCAAATATAGGTCCCATTCTAGGTAAAGCTTTAATCTCACACACTGCCATACCTGTAGTATATAAACCTGGGGCTACTTTCCCAGCATTATTAACTACTAATTCTTCTGCTATTTCGCTATAAGCTGATTTTTCTCCAGGTATCGATATTCCAAGTTCTGGAATTTTTCTTGAAGCTACAGATAGAATTTCGGCATCATGACCTGTAGCATCCACAACTGCCTTTGCAGAAATGAATAATGGATCTACGTGAAGTCCAGACATTTGTGTTGAGGTCCATTCAACTGCTACTCCGGCTACTCTTAGTGGGTCTTCTCTAAATATTACATCATCTACGTTTATTCCATGAATAATTTTAGCTCCAGCGTCTATTGCCGAAGCTCCAAGTTTAGCCATGAATTCTGCAGAATCTACTATATATATACCTTCTTCTGCTTTTTGTAATTTTATATTTAATTCTTTCAATACTTCATCTGCAGGACTTTCTATAACTATTTTATGAAAATTCATTGCTCCACCACCAATTCCACCACCAAAACTTAGTCTTCTCTCAAATACTACAGTTTTTAGGCCTTCTTTTGCTAGAAAATATGCTGCTGTCATCCCTGAAGGTCCAGCGCCAACTATAACTACATCGCTATCTATGATATTATTCCAATCTTCAAATGTATACTTTAAAATATATTTACTTATCTTTATTTCATCTACTTGCTTTATATTTATAGTTTGCATATGTAGAATACTTATAAGATACTTATAAACCAATTTATAGTAGTTTCATTACGGCAATATATAAATAATGTTATAGAACTAATTAGATTAATGCCATTTCAAGTCGAGAACAAATATGGAAATTATAGATGTGATTGGTGCGGAAAAATAATAAACACAAATCCAATAGTAGTAAAAACTTGTTGTAATAATAAGCCATGGACTTTTTGTAGTAGTCAGTGTTATAATCAGTGGATGAGAGAGTGGCTAAAGAGACAAGAGCAGAAAACTGGAACAAAAAGAAATCAATTATTGTAGGAATAACTGGGGCCAGTGGAATAATATATGGAATAAAATTTGTTGAAAAATTAGTCGAAATGAATTATAAAGTTTATGTAATAGTAAGTGAAGGAGCTAAGAAAGTCGCTGAACGAGAAAACGAATTTAATATATTACAGATCCTTTCTAATTATACTTCTAATATTTTTTCAGAAAAAGATATAGATGCTCCTCCATCTAGTTCAAGCTTTACTGTAACAACTAAGGGTATGGCAATAATACCATGCAGTATTAAAACTTTAGCTGAAATAGCAAACGGTATAGCGTCTAATTTGATTTCTAGAACGGCTATAAATATGATTAGAACTAGAAAGAAATTAGTCCTAGTAATAAGGGAAACGCCGTTAGGTCCCTTAGAATTATCTAATGCATTAAAGCTTTCAAATCTTGGTGCAATTATACTTCCAGCTTCACCTGCATTTTATACTAAACCTAAAAGTATAGACGACATAATAAATTTCATAATTGGAAAAACATTAGATTCCTTGGGAATATCTAATTCAGTATATAAACGATGGACTAGATGAGATCTACATCTTTTTTACCAAGTTTCTTGGATATTAACTCTTTTACTTTATTTTCGTAATCGTCCTCTTCCTTGAGCTCCTTTTCTAGATCGTCTTTGTTTCCGTCCTTTTTATTTACTGCAAAGGCACATTTATTACCAGGTAAGAGTGCTCTTTTTTCACAATACGCATATTGGCAGTCTCCTGTAATGCAAGTATCTCCAACCCATCTGCAAAATCCTACTTTGTAAGGACTACCCTTCGCATATTTTGTTTGTATCATTAATGCTCTCTTATTGCATCTAAAATATGGACATAAGTAGTTACATTTTTCACCCAAAGGAAGGGGCTTAGGTTCATTATCTGAAAATTGATTTCTCTGTGGTTTGAATCCTCTTTCGTTGAAATTACTTCTCAATACAAACCCCCAAAGTCTTTTTCTATAAAATAGTTACATTTTCACCCATTTAAATATTATGTATCTTACGCTTCTTGTATTTAAATTAACTAATCCTAATACTAGTTTTTTCTTAGTGCTATGCGATACACGTCCAAAGCTCATTAATTCATTAGCCATTAATTTGGCATTTTCGTCTAAGGCAATTATGACATATGGTGCATGTTCTATTCCAGGACCCAGCGTGTATATCGCAAAATCAGCACCAAATTTTATTCCAGATCTTACTATAAAGCCTTTGTTTCGTAAATCTTCATATACTGCATAAAGAATATCAAATCTATTTATTATAGATTTGGCATATTTTTCTAGATCATTTTCATCCATTTTATTGTCTATATTATAAACCTCTATTTTCCCTTTTTTTACTAAATAAAGTCCCTCAATTAACGAGACTTCTAATGGTCTTTTTAGATCTTCGTCTTTTTTTGGCTTTGCTATTCCCAAAGGTTTGCCATAAAATCCTGATTTATAAACGCTCATACCTTCTTGAGGATTAGGTATAACTATACGGTCATAAAATAAAACAGCATGTATAGCCATTTTATATTCTCCCAAATGCT
This genomic window contains:
- a CDS encoding V-type ATPase subunit yields the protein MSSASLAYLSSISRNFKSKTLTKGLINELLAETEWKNAVNILKERGYFEEVSYNFDDMEYLIKSNAIQNLLLLMNLSMSVKTSYYIASLYYYILTLDEFENIISAIYNKVNIQNTRIFQKIMESKPENLNELVNLIRDSIHGKALQYALSKNPHDLSQLNSYLDYYFILELSKTIEGLRGDWKASADSIVCGYKDYYTVSMAIRQKTQENVVCKVSLDVIKDLVNSRSSTETIDILRRISYARSMEFTNVYSALSSLYREVRVLARKNALNAFMGSPFTPVTVLGISEILRLDKEDLISILNGIKLKMNPDKIKSKLSFEMV
- a CDS encoding aldo/keto reductase, with the protein product MKTRKVGHTNIEVSEIGLGLWSLATDWWGNPYKGEDVIKEAYNNGINFYDTGDIYGEGKAEEIISKTLSNKRDSIIILTKIGYDFYHKVNNKSIQKFSIDYLEYAFKQSLKRLNTDYIDILMLHNPKINVIRDKEILDFMISLKNDGKVRAIGVALGPTLGWGEEGKEAIQMGYESLEHIYNMIEQYPGKELLKYNIGHFTRVPHASDALNEDKWPIVEDKKLHRSLKNINWIKEAVEKSQEMHNFAKSKGIKLSQLALKFVLYNSNVSSVIPNITTIDELKEFIQVEGIPDLTDDDIKFIDDYYDIKYKKLNEESIEETKIYK
- a CDS encoding XTP/dITP diphosphatase, which encodes MLKNGVIKVITSNKHKFDELDEMAKRNNVNLEWINAPKLEIQADSLEEIVRYSASIFYSIFKSPILVDDSGLFIEELNGFPGPYTNFVKRTLDNKGILKLLSGIKNRKAYFETALCYIDDKITKIFSGKVNGTIISDIRGTEGFGFDPIFVPNGSFKTFAEMKIEEKNTYSHRAAAFKKFLDFYITYRS
- a CDS encoding Kae1-associated kinase Bud32 produces the protein MEKLKILKRGSESIIYEGYFLGVHSIFKKRVSKSYRDSKLDYKINSERTISESRIMYDALKSDVNVPAILFIDIDNFTIIMEYIEGIVVKDLIRNNTENLYDIGYKIGVLTGKLHKASITHGDLTTNNLIINSKNDIFMIDFGLAKRSNDIEDLATDIHVFLRSLESIHPDKKDIIFNGFRNGYSQIVENYMDVLKTVNDIRMRGRYVEERRNKSNN
- the kae1 gene encoding KEOPS complex N(6)-L-threonylcarbamoyladenine synthase Kae1 produces the protein MITLGIESTAHTFGVGIATDNEPFILSNVKDTYVPKSGGMKPTDLARHHALVAADIIRKSLDEAKLTLKDIDYISISLGPGIGPALRVGAVIARALSLKYDKKLVPVNHGIGHIEIGYLSTKAIDPLILYLSGGNTIITTFYNGRFRIFGETLDIALGNMMDVFVRESGLAPPYVINGKHVIDICADENGKLIDLPYVVKGQDMSYSGLLTAALRARKKYNIHDICYSIREIAFDMLLEATERALALTSKKEILVVGGVAASVSLRKKMKELGDDWGVEIKIVPPNYSGDNGAMIAYAGLLAAKSGIYIPIEESVIRPRWRIDEVSIPWRN
- a CDS encoding 30S ribosomal protein S27ae, with protein sequence MPAKNKNQVKAIVRTYYELDNGKVKLKNKKCPRCGSVMAHHLKPKERWACGKCGYTEFVTGKK
- a CDS encoding 30S ribosomal protein S24e, yielding MSQAQQIKISDKVQGVIERDFSNKVVDRRELTIKLFHIGTGTPSRQELIKSLSQLINAPEDKIVIRKIYTSYGAGISVAKVHIYNKKEILEKYEPKHLLSRGIGKKKEGEQNASQEQKSS
- a CDS encoding sulfide-dependent adenosine diphosphate thiazole synthase; its protein translation is MQTINIKQVDEIKISKYILKYTFEDWNNIIDSDVVIVGAGPSGMTAAYFLAKEGLKTVVFERRLSFGGGIGGGAMNFHKIVIESPADEVLKELNIKLQKAEEGIYIVDSAEFMAKLGASAIDAGAKIIHGINVDDVIFREDPLRVAGVAVEWTSTQMSGLHVDPLFISAKAVVDATGHDAEILSVASRKIPELGISIPGEKSAYSEIAEELVVNNAGKVAPGLYTTGMAVCEIKALPRMGPIFGAMVLSGKKVAEDIINDLHNS
- a CDS encoding UbiX family flavin prenyltransferase produces the protein MDERVAKETRAENWNKKKSIIVGITGASGIIYGIKFVEKLVEMNYKVYVIVSEGAKKVAERENEFNILQILSNYTSNIFSEKDIDAPPSSSSFTVTTKGMAIIPCSIKTLAEIANGIASNLISRTAINMIRTRKKLVLVIRETPLGPLELSNALKLSNLGAIILPASPAFYTKPKSIDDIINFIIGKTLDSLGISNSVYKRWTR
- the endA gene encoding tRNA-intron lyase; protein product: MAIHAVLFYDRIVIPNPQEGMSVYKSGFYGKPLGIAKPKKDEDLKRPLEVSLIEGLYLVKKGKIEVYNIDNKMDENDLEKYAKSIINRFDILYAVYEDLRNKGFIVRSGIKFGADFAIYTLGPGIEHAPYVIIALDENAKLMANELMSFGRVSHSTKKKLVLGLVNLNTRSVRYIIFKWVKM